GTATGACAACATCGGGATCCTGGGAAACTTTGAAAAGCACCCCAAAGAACTGATCAGGGGGCCCATATGGCTTCGAGGTTGGAAAGGGAATGAATTGCAACGTTGTATCCGAAAGAAGAAAATGGTTGGAAGTAGAATGTTCGCTGATGACCTGCACAACCTTAATAAACGCATCCGCTATCTCTACAAACACCTTAACCGACGTGGGAGGTTTCGGTAGAAGAGAAAGCTGAGAACTTCGGAAAAGGCTCATCTGTCACCCTGGAGAAGGGAAACTGTACTCTTCCCTGTGAGGAAACGGCTTTGTATTTTCTCTGGAATAAAATGGggcttctttggaaaaataaaaaataaaataaaataataaaataataaaataaaataaaataaataaataaaaaataaaataaaataaaataaaataaaataaaataaaatttaggccgggtgtggtggcttatgcctgtaatccccaaactttgggaagccgaggtgggtggatcagctgaggtaaTGAGTTCGTGAGCAGCCtagccaatacggtgaaaccctgtttctactaaaaacataaaaattagccaggtgtggtggtaggtgcttgtaatctcagctactcaggaggctgaggcaggagaaaagcttgaacccggcaggtggaagttgcagtgagccgagactgtgccactgccctccagcctgggcaataagagcaaaactccgtctcaaaaataaactaattaattaattaattaaattaacatttataggagaaaaaaaaaacaggagaataTCTTTGTGTCCAAGGGGTAGGCAAAGTTTTTTAAACTAGATATGAAAagcataaacaaaaatgaaacattaaatacctactgttattaaaattaagaactgttTATCATAAAATACCATTAAGAGACTACAAAGTCAAACCAGAAAGTAGAAGATATTTACAATACATATATAGACAAATGACTCCATACTAGATATATAAAAGACCTTTATCAAGAACATATAAAAAATCCTACAcatcaataagagaaaaagagtcaggccgggtgcggtggctcaagcctgtaatcccagcactttgggaggccgagacgggcggatcacgaggtcaggagatc
The window above is part of the Rhinopithecus roxellana isolate Shanxi Qingling chromosome 11, ASM756505v1, whole genome shotgun sequence genome. Proteins encoded here:
- the LOC104661958 gene encoding 39S ribosomal protein L51, mitochondrial, which translates into the protein MAGRLLSGAGRRLWNWVPLACRTFSLGVPRLIGIRLTLPPLKVVDRWNEKRAMFGVYDNIGILGNFEKHPKELIRGPIWLRGWKGNELQRCIRKKKMVGSRMFADDLHNLNKRIRYLYKHLNRRGRFR